A window of Ranitomeya variabilis isolate aRanVar5 chromosome 2, aRanVar5.hap1, whole genome shotgun sequence contains these coding sequences:
- the LOC143809085 gene encoding uncharacterized protein LOC143809085 produces MSSIAVSVSSNLPQCLQHCSSVSSIAPVSPALPQCLQQSSAPVCPAVCPSVSSSIAPVCPAVCPSVSSIAPVSPAICPSVSSSIAPVCPPALPQCVHQSAPVSPALPQCLQHCPSVSSIAPVSPAIICPSVSSSIAPSVSSNLPQCLQHCPSVSSNLPQCVVQHCPSVSINLPQCIQHCPSVSSIAPCLHQSAPVCPPALPQCLQESAPVSAELPQCLQQSAPVSPALPQCLQHCPSVSSNLPQCLQHFPSVSSNLPQCFQHCPSVSSIAPVCPAICPIVSSIAPVSPAICPSVSSIAPVSPALPLCLQQSAPVSPALPPVCPAICPSVSSIAPVCPPLAYQKNKTKKTEQSLLT; encoded by the exons atgtccagcattgccgtcagtgtgtccagcaatctgccccagtgtctccagcattgctccagtgtctccagcattgccccagtgtctccagcattgccccagtgtctccagcaatcatctgccccagtgtgtccagcagtctgccccagtgtgtcctccagcattgccccagtgtgtccagcagtctgccccagtgtctccagcattgccccagtgtctccagcaatctgccccagtgtgtcctccagcattgccccagtgtgtcctccagcattgccccagtgtgtacatcaatctgccccagtgtctccagcattgccccagtgtcttcagcattgccccagtgtctccagcattgccccagtgtctccagcaatcatctgccccagtgtgtcctccagcattgcccccagtgtgtccagcaatctgccccagtgtctccagcattgccccagtgtctccagcaatctgccccagtgtgtcgtccagcattgccccagtgtgtccatcaatctgccccagtgtatccagcattgccccagtgtctccagcattgcccca tgtctccatcaatctgccccagtgtgtcctccagcattgccccagtgtctccaggaatctgctccagtgtctgcagaattgccccagtgtctccagcaatctgccccagtgtctccagcattgccccagtgtctccagcattgccccagtgtgtccagcaatctgccccagtgtctccagcatttccccagtgtctccagcaatctgccccagtgtttccagcattgccccagtgtctctagcattgccccagtgtgtccagcaatctgccccattgtctccagcattgccccagtgtctccagcaatctgccccagtgtctccagcattgccccagtgtctccagcattgcccctgtgtctccagcaatctgccccagtgtctccagcattgcccccagtgtgtccagcaatctgccccagtgtctccagcattgccccagtgtgtccaccgttagcttatcaaaaaaacaaaacaaaaaaaaccgaacagagtctcctcacctga